One stretch of Arachis duranensis cultivar V14167 chromosome 1, aradu.V14167.gnm2.J7QH, whole genome shotgun sequence DNA includes these proteins:
- the LOC107478963 gene encoding SKP1-like protein 1B, with translation MSSTRKITLKSSDGEAFEVDEAVALESQTIKHMIEDDCADSGIPLPNVTSKILAKVIEYCKKHVEAANAEERPNEEDLKTWDADFVKVDQATLFDLILAANYLNIKSLLDLTCQTVADMIKGKTPEEIRKTFNIKNDFTPEEEEEVRRENQWAFE, from the coding sequence ATGTCGTCGACGAGAAAGATCACCCTCAAGAGCTCGGACGGAGAGGCGTTCGAGGTGGACGAGGCGGTGGCGCTGGAATCGCAGACGATCAAGCACATGATCGAGGACGATTGTGCCGACAGCGGCATCCCTCTCCCCAACGTCACCAGCAAGATCCTTGCGAAGGTCATCGAGTACTGCAAGAAGCACGTCGAGGCTGCGAACGCCGAAGAGAGGCCTAACGAGGAAGACCTCAAGACCTGGGACGCAGATTTCGTCAAGGTTGACCAGGCCACCCTCTTCGATCTCATCCTGGCTGCGAACTACTTGAACATCAAGAGCCTGCTGGATCTCACATGCCAAACTGTGGCAGACATGATCAAGGGGAAGACTCCTGAGGAAATTCGTAAGACATTCAACATCAAGAATGATTTCACTccggaggaagaggaggaagttCGTCGGGAAAACCAATGGGCATTTGAATGA
- the LOC127747485 gene encoding uncharacterized protein LOC127747485, with translation MAAQIVELNHARIEHNDTHHQQPEDNEHHSQPSHVSETIRAEEVQPEDEKEESDELVGPFTEEVMNFVLPKRFTLPLTLTPYDGLGDPKKFLKKFRSIMIVNGSISRFQQLAKLFEEHFAGSAIYLHYSDYLNMIKQGPNESLKDYMTRFTKVAISIPDLHPEAHLYTIKSRLRPEKFQETIAVAKPRTLAEFCEKAKGQIDIEELKQAQKSEKTNYRDEDKALSTKKNFKLTPRFDSYTQFNTKRDDIIIEILNSKLIKPPRKVGTYQDTKNVDKSKYCAFHQKHGHNTDDYVVAKDLLERLARQGHLDKYIGGHIQKHITPSTTNDSSEQQN, from the exons ATGGCTGCTCAAATCGTTGAACTGAACCATGCTCGGATAGAACATAACGACACTCATCACCAGCAACCAGAAGATAATGAGCATCATTCCCAGCCCTCTCATGTCTCGGAGACTATCCGAGCCGAAGAGGTTCAACCTGAAGATGAAAAGGAAGAGTCCGATGAACTTGTAGGACCCTTCACAGAAGAAGTAATGAACTTCGTATTGCCGAAGAGATTCACCTTGCCACTAACCCTCACACCTTATGATGGGCTCGGAGACCCGAAGAAATTTCTCAAAAAGTTCCGATCAATAATGATCGTCAACG GTTCTATCTCACGATTTCAGCAGCTGGCGAAGCTATTTGAAGAACACTTTGCTGGATCCGCGATTTACCTGCACTACTCCGATTATCTGAATATGATCAAACAGGGACCGAACGAAAGCTTGAAGGACTATATGACCCGCTTCACCAAAGTCGCCATCAGTATACCTGACCTCCACCCCGAGGCTCACCTATACACAATCAAAAGCAGACTTCGTCCTGAAAAATTCCAGGAGACCATCGCAGTAGCCAAGCCGAGGACCCTTGCAGAGTTTTGCGAGAAAGCAAAAGGCCAAATTGATATCGAAGAACTCAAACAAGCTCAGAAATCCGAAAAGACAAACTACCGAGATGAAGATAAGGCCCTAAGCactaagaaaaattttaaactaaccCCTCGATTTGATTCCTATACGCAGTTCAATACTAAGCGAGATGACATAATTATAGAGATCTTAAATTCAAAGCTCATCAAGCCACCAAGAAAGGTTGGTACCTATCAAGATACAAAGAACGTGGATAAGTCTAAATATTGTGCTTTCCACCAGAAACACGGCCATAACACTGACGACTATGTGGTGGCCAAGGACCTTCTGGAACGCCTAGCTAGGCAAGGACACCTTGACAAATACATTGGGGGTCACATCCAAAAGCACATCACACCTTCCACAACCAACGATTCGTCCGAACAACAAAACTGA
- the LOC107477525 gene encoding protein LHCP TRANSLOCATION DEFECT — MASITCITHQPITTYSKSKSCLASTNRLGSCEFLGSRKRVGWLRATNSGIIMIGPSNGSKSTCWFKFGKNGVDAEGAGIYGSQSRDDFDRDDVEQYFNYMGMLAVEGTYDKMEALLNQNIHPVDILLLLAASEGDKPKIEELLRAGAKYDVKDADGRTALDRASDEIKDFIVNFSVQRA; from the exons ATGGCTTCTATCACATGCATCACCCACCAACCCATTACCACTTATTCTAAGTCTAAGTCCTGTTTGGCTTCCACAAACAGGTTGGGTAGTTGTGAGTTTCTTGGAAGCAGAAAAAGGGTTGGATGGTTGAGAGCCACAAACTCTGGTATTATTATGATTGGACCCTCCAATGGTTCCAAATCCACATGCTGGTTCAAGTTTGGTAAGAATGGTGTTGATGCTGAAGGTGCTGGAATTTATGGTAGCCAGAGCCGTGATGATTTTGATAGAGATGATGTTGAACAG TATTTCAATTATATGGGGATGCTTGCGGTTGAAGGAACATATGATAAAATGGAGGCTCTTCTAAACCAAAACATCCACCCTGTGGACATCCTACTACTCTTAGCTGCCTCAGAAGGTGACAAGCCTAAAATCGAGGAACTCCTGCGAGCCGGAGCGAAATACGACGTAAAAGACGCCGATGGTCGAACGGCGCTAGATAGGGCTAGTGATGAAATCAAAGATttcattgttaatttttcaGTGCAAAGAGCATGA
- the LOC127741104 gene encoding uncharacterized protein LOC127741104 — MEGIKIKNGEELIKVGTTGTISSLMMKELDQNSAAPNQQIPSSLSKPQQLSTSVAAGNPGKQLQPRKSLDEASSSGSSGIASKTRLNGRHNRHRIPMLNSDGFPAERTSIKHRNNKKRSNIVEVVDIKCGHPNKAWGNPISNSLKKLGFSKLSESIV, encoded by the coding sequence ATGGAAGGTATCAAGATCAAGAATGGAGAAGAACTAATCAAAGTAGGAACTACAGGCACAATCAGTTCACTGATGATGAAAGAATTGGATCAAAACTCTGCTGCACCAAACCAGCAGATACCTTCTTCGCTAAGTAAGCCTCAACAACTCTCAACTTCGGTTGCAGCCGGAAATCCTGGGAAACAACTACAACCAAGGAAGTCATTAGATGAAGCCAGCAGCAGCGGAAGCTCTGGGATTGCCTCGAAAACAAGACTGAATGGTAGGCATAATAGACATCGAATACCAATGCTAAATTCGGATGGTTTTCCGGCAGAGAGAACTTCGATTAAGCATAGAAATAATAAGAAGAGATCCAACATTGTTGAAGTGGTGGACATTAAATGTGGCCATCCCAATAAAGCTTGGGGTAATCCTATATCGAATTCGCTCAAGAAGCTCGGATTCTCAAAGCTTTCAGAGAGCATTGTCTAG